A section of the Paramisgurnus dabryanus chromosome 4, PD_genome_1.1, whole genome shotgun sequence genome encodes:
- the hapstr1b gene encoding HUWE1-associated protein modifying stress responses, with the protein MEEKKEEGEAEIQEHGPEHWFSKWERQCLAEAEQEEPSEEETEQSQQKLWHLFQNSATAVAQLYKDRVCQQQGLSLWVPFQNAATAVTNLYKESVDAHQRSYELGIQIGHQRRNKDVLAWVKKRRRTIRREDLISFLCGKAPPPRSSRAPPRLTVVSPSRPASSETSSSVETDLQPFREAIALHGLSGAMASISMRSGAPGSPTHLSAGSAPGRRRNGLHDVDLNTFIAEEMALHLDNGTRKRSSAQCNDVITDSPTHKRNRMI; encoded by the exons ATGGAGGAGAAGAAGGAGGAGGGGGAAGCGGAGATCCAGGAACACGGACCCGAGCACTGGTTCTCCAAATGGGAGCGGCAGTGCCTAGCGGAGGCCGAGCAGGAGGAACCGAGCGAGGAGGAAACCGAGCAGAGCCAACAAAAACTCTGGCATCTCTTCCAAAATTCCGCCACAGCCGTCGCCCAATTGTATAAAG ATAGAGTATGTCAACAACAGGGGCTTTCCTTGTGGGTTCCCTTTCAAAATGCTGCAACTGCCGTTACTAACCTATACAAAG AGAGCGTTGATGCCCATCAGCGCAGTTACGAGCTGGGTATCCAGATTGGTCATCAGCGACGAAACAAAGACGTCCTGGCATGGGTGAAGAAAAGGAGGCGGACGATTCGACGCGAGGATCTCATCAGCTTCCTTTGTGGTAAAGCCCCACCACCACGTAGCTCCAGAGCTCCTCCAAGACTTACAGTGGTGTCGCCAAGCCGACCCGCTTCCTCCGAGACGAGTTCATCTGTAGAAACTGATCTGCAGCCCTTCAGGGAGGCCATTGCTCTTCATG GTCTAAGCGGTGCAATGGCAAGTATCAGCATGCGCTCCGGAGCCCCTGGTTCACCTACACACCTGAGCGccggctctgctcctggccgtCGCAGAAACGGCCTTCACGATGTGGACCTCAACACTTTCATTGCCGAGGAGATGGCGCTCCACCTCGACAACGGAACTCGGAAACGAAGCTCCGCCCAGTGCAATGACGTCATAACAGACTCGCCCACTCACAAACGCAATAGGATGATCTGA
- the abcg2b gene encoding broad substrate specificity ATP-binding cassette transporter ABCG2b: MDVCQMKMFSSGENGDKMVHVEVPGPTLTFQNIHYCVRESRGLCRKRGPEKDILKNVSGIMKTGLNAIMGATGSGKTSLLDVISGRKDPRGLRSGQVLVDNKVVTSELRLMSAYVVQDDILMGTLTVRENLSFSGNLRLPRQQYSTGDKKKKVESIIHELGLEDCADTKIGTEFLRGVSGGERKRCSIGMELITSPTLLFLDEPTTGLDSNTANSIIGLLHRLSRGGKTIIFSIHQPRYSIFKLFDHLTLLHKGEMVYAGPAGKAMDYFQSLGYTCEAFNNPADFFLDITNGETFLSTPTEKSLAEQYRESQFCDAVVEELKCITGPSGSSFETNKKAPSYVTPFFYQMKVVCWRTALNIIRNPQTSYAQFGLNIIFAILIGLIYYQMPKTLPEAIQNRIGAFFFLIINMVFGNLSAVELFINERKIFVHENSGGYYRTSVYFLSKVFVDLLPNRIIPLLAFASIAYYMMGLKPAFTAFLCFALTLSLVSLAGVSLAFLVSASVNSFAMANALIAIPFIFMMVFGGFLVNLNSMLSWLSWLQWASIFKYGLNAVTINEMKGLVFNATMTGEMYLESQGIDYSTWGFWQNQVALLGIILICMTLAYVQLRRINRWK; this comes from the exons ATGGACGTATGTCAGATGAAAATGTTCTCATCTGGGGAGAATGGGGATAAAATGGTGCATGTAGAGGTACCTGGTCCAACTTTGACATTCCAGAACATTCACTATTGTGTTAGAGAAAGCCGTGGACTTTGCCGTAAGAGAGGACCTGAGAAAGACATCCTAAAAAATGTCAG TGGCATCATGAAGACGGGATTAAACGCTATCATGGGAGCAACAGGAAGCGGCAAAACATC GTTGTTGGACGTGATTTCTGGGAGAAAGGATCCACGTGGTTTGCGTTCAGGTCAAGTTCTGGTTGACAACAAGGTTGTGACCTCTGAACTCCGGCTTATGTCGGCCTATGTTGTGCAG gATGATATCCTGATGGGCACGCTTACTGTGCGAGAGAATCTCTCATTCTCTGGAAATTTGCGGTTGCCAAGGCAACAGTATTCCACTGGTGATAAGAAAAAGAAAGTGGAGAGCATCATCCATGAGCTTGGGCTGGAGGACTGCGCAGACACAAAG ATTGGTACAGAGTTTTTAAGGGGTGTATCAGGAGGAGAAAGAAAGCGTTGTAGCATCGGTATGGAGCTCATTACATCTCCTACTCTTCTGTTCCTGGATGAGCCGACCACAGGCCTTGACTCCAATACAGCCAACAGCATCATTGGTCTATTGCACAG GTTGTCACGGGGTGGTAAAACTATCATTTTCTCCATCCACCAGCCACGTTATTCCATTTTCAAGCTGTTTGATCACCTGACGCTCCTCCATAAAGGCGAGATGGTTTATGCCGGCCCTGCTGGCAAAGCCATGGACTACTTTCAGAGTCTGG GTTACACATGTGAGGCTTTCAACAATCCTGCAGATTTTTTTCTGGACATAACAAACGGGGAAACTTTTCTGTCCACGCCAACAG AGAAGTCGTTGGCTGAGCAGTACAGAGAATCTCAGTTCTGTGATGCCGTCGTAGAGGAATTGAAATGTATTACCGGCCCATCGGGTTCCTCATTTGAAACCAACAAAAAGGCACCATCCTATGTCACACCTTTTTTTTACCAG ATGAAGGTGGTGTGTTGGAGGACAGCACTGAACATTATCAGGAATCCTCAGACCTCGTATGCTCAATTTGGTCTGAACATTATCTTTGCTATTTTGATCGGCCTCATCTACTACCAAATGCCCAAAACTCTTCCTGAAGCCATACAAAACAG gaTCGGAGCTTTCTTCTTCCTCATCATCAATATGGTGTTTGGCAACCTATCAGCGGTGGAGCTCTTCATCAATGAAAGAAAGATCTTTGT ACACGAGAACTCTGGAGGATATTACCGGACATCTGTGTATTTCCTGTCTAAGGTGTTTGTGGATTTGTTACCAAATCGCATCATACCACTTCTCGCCTTCGCTTCCATTGCATATTATATGATGG GGTTGAAGCCGGCATTTACAGCGTTCCTGTGCTTTGCATTGACCTTGTCTTTGGTCAGCCTGGCAGGAGTCAGTTTGGCGTTTCTGGTCAGTGCCAGCGTGAACTCGTTCGCCATGGCCAACGCTCTCATCGCCATTCCTTTTATCTTCATGATG GTTTTCGGCGGGTTCCTCGTGAACCTCAACTCCATGCTCAGCTGGTTGTCCTGGCTCCAGTGGGCCAGTATCTTTAAATACGGGCTAAAT GCTGTGActataaatgaaatgaaagggCTGGTCTTCAATGCTAC AATGACAGGAGAGATGTATCTCGAATCTCAGGGAATCGATTACAGCACATGGGGCTTCTGGCAAAATCAGGTGGCTCTGCTGGGCATTATACTCATATGTATGACGTTGGCATACGTACAGCTACGTAGAATTAACCGCTGGAAATAG